A genomic segment from Aegilops tauschii subsp. strangulata cultivar AL8/78 chromosome 1, Aet v6.0, whole genome shotgun sequence encodes:
- the LOC109771501 gene encoding uncharacterized protein isoform X1: MEDANAVVDWNVDIIGPDGGSGACRKLAKTEDPDATECSSSFGDTLSGSQDDAKPSEISDIEVDSPFCRYPHNGDAAALLDAAAADNLDRLLKKKKVTDHWRSYISPLMWRCQWLELRMKDLQSQVSRYDRELAVLKHEKELQTKMIELDCSSSRSVPFSSHCCRKTMKRKKRKRNEEKINAPSYIATHTILSYYEKEKTEGDGHSIDDIGNLADDSTKGNNDADWLLGNGDDATVEQILVSIQSVQDRVCSLRSDLKKAMAKKSKGLLLKVNTQVNGAQSSNCSHGKGKVAEMPEISPQDASDCDMGDTDMPDSAVSSYGEANNMDIFESTMNLLSVEDPDKIGELRQTSEDVLIDNQPAEEGYQNFEVISHPCQRLRVSVKREQVPVKRETVAHSEDESVAAPMAVVKEEGTTRMGLQGILKPCYTGKRNGRRPKILRRGGSSSALSSWRSARTRKKRKS; the protein is encoded by the exons ATGGAGGATGCTAATGCAGTAGTAGATTGGAATGTTGACATTATTGGCCCAGATGGTGGTAGCGGCGCTTGCCGCAAATTGGCGAAAACTGAAGACCCCGATGCCACGGAGTGTTCAAGTTCCTTTGGGGACACACTATCCGGATCTCAGGATGATGCAAAGCCTTCAGAGATTAGTGACATTGAAGTAGACTCACCATTCTGCCGATATCCTCATAATGGTGATGCTGCTGCACTCTTGGATGCAGCCGCTGCTGACAATTTGGATAGATTATTGAA AAAGAAAAAAGTGACTGATCATTGGAGAAGCTATATCAGCCCATTAATGTGGAGATGCCAATGGTTAGAGCTGCGGATGAAAGACTTGCAATCTCAAGTATCCAGATATGACAGGGAGCTTGCAGTACTTAAACATGAGAAAGAGTTACAGACAAAAATGATTGAGTTGGACTGTTCCTCGTCGAGATCAGTGCCCTTCTCTTCTCATTGCTGCAGGAAGActatgaagaggaagaagagaaagAGAAATGAGGAGAAAATCAATGCTCCCTCATACATCGCAACCCACACCATATTGTCTTATTATG AAAAAGAGAAAACGGAAGGTGATGGCCATTCTATTGACGACATTGGAAACTTAG CAGATGACAGCACAAAAGGAAATAATGACGCTGACTGGCTACTCGGTAATGGAGACGATGCTACTGTCGAGCAGATTCTTGTAAGCATTCAGTCTGTTCAAGACAGAGTCTGTAGTCTGAGATCAGATCTCAAGAAAGCAATGGCCAAGAAGAGTAAGGGGCTTCTCCTTAAAGTCAACACACAGGTCAACGGCGCACAGAGCTCTAATTGCTCACATGGAAAAGGCAAAGTTGCTGAAATGCCTGAAATATCACCTCAAGATGCATCGGATTGTGATATGGGTGATACGGACATGCCCGATAGTGCTGTCTCAAGCTATGGAGAAGCTAACAATATGGATATTTTTGAGAGCACGATGAACCTATTGTCAGTTGAAGATCCAGATAAAATTGGTGAACTACGCCAG ACTTCAGAAGATGTATTGATCGACAACCAACCAGCTGAGGAAGGGTATCAAAATTTTGAGGTGATCAGTCACCCATGCCAGCGACTACGGGTATCAGTCAAGAGGGAACAGGTACCTGTCAAGAGAGAAACTGTAGCACATTCTGAGGATGAGAGCGTCGCCGCCCCCATGGCGGTCGTCAAGGAAGAAGGCACAACCAGGATGGGCCTCCAGGGGATCTTGAAGCCCTGCTACACGGGTAAGAGAAATGGGAGGAGGCCGAAGATTCTAAGGCGCGGTGGTTCATCATCTGCTCTCAGCTCATGGAGGAGCGCCCGCACTCGAAAGAAGAGGAAATCGTAG
- the LOC109771501 gene encoding uncharacterized protein isoform X2: MEDANAVVDWNVDIIGPDGGSGACRKLAKTEDPDATECSSSFGDTLSGSQDDAKPSEISDIEVDSPFCRYPHNGDAAALLDAAAADNLDRLLKKKKVTDHWRSYISPLMWRCQWLELRMKDLQSQVSRYDRELAVLKHEKELQTKMIELDCSSSRSVPFSSHCCRKTMKRKKRKRNEEKINAPSYIATHTILSYYEKEKTEGDGHSIDDIGNLDDSTKGNNDADWLLGNGDDATVEQILVSIQSVQDRVCSLRSDLKKAMAKKSKGLLLKVNTQVNGAQSSNCSHGKGKVAEMPEISPQDASDCDMGDTDMPDSAVSSYGEANNMDIFESTMNLLSVEDPDKIGELRQTSEDVLIDNQPAEEGYQNFEVISHPCQRLRVSVKREQVPVKRETVAHSEDESVAAPMAVVKEEGTTRMGLQGILKPCYTGKRNGRRPKILRRGGSSSALSSWRSARTRKKRKS, translated from the exons ATGGAGGATGCTAATGCAGTAGTAGATTGGAATGTTGACATTATTGGCCCAGATGGTGGTAGCGGCGCTTGCCGCAAATTGGCGAAAACTGAAGACCCCGATGCCACGGAGTGTTCAAGTTCCTTTGGGGACACACTATCCGGATCTCAGGATGATGCAAAGCCTTCAGAGATTAGTGACATTGAAGTAGACTCACCATTCTGCCGATATCCTCATAATGGTGATGCTGCTGCACTCTTGGATGCAGCCGCTGCTGACAATTTGGATAGATTATTGAA AAAGAAAAAAGTGACTGATCATTGGAGAAGCTATATCAGCCCATTAATGTGGAGATGCCAATGGTTAGAGCTGCGGATGAAAGACTTGCAATCTCAAGTATCCAGATATGACAGGGAGCTTGCAGTACTTAAACATGAGAAAGAGTTACAGACAAAAATGATTGAGTTGGACTGTTCCTCGTCGAGATCAGTGCCCTTCTCTTCTCATTGCTGCAGGAAGActatgaagaggaagaagagaaagAGAAATGAGGAGAAAATCAATGCTCCCTCATACATCGCAACCCACACCATATTGTCTTATTATG AAAAAGAGAAAACGGAAGGTGATGGCCATTCTATTGACGACATTGGAAACTTAG ATGACAGCACAAAAGGAAATAATGACGCTGACTGGCTACTCGGTAATGGAGACGATGCTACTGTCGAGCAGATTCTTGTAAGCATTCAGTCTGTTCAAGACAGAGTCTGTAGTCTGAGATCAGATCTCAAGAAAGCAATGGCCAAGAAGAGTAAGGGGCTTCTCCTTAAAGTCAACACACAGGTCAACGGCGCACAGAGCTCTAATTGCTCACATGGAAAAGGCAAAGTTGCTGAAATGCCTGAAATATCACCTCAAGATGCATCGGATTGTGATATGGGTGATACGGACATGCCCGATAGTGCTGTCTCAAGCTATGGAGAAGCTAACAATATGGATATTTTTGAGAGCACGATGAACCTATTGTCAGTTGAAGATCCAGATAAAATTGGTGAACTACGCCAG ACTTCAGAAGATGTATTGATCGACAACCAACCAGCTGAGGAAGGGTATCAAAATTTTGAGGTGATCAGTCACCCATGCCAGCGACTACGGGTATCAGTCAAGAGGGAACAGGTACCTGTCAAGAGAGAAACTGTAGCACATTCTGAGGATGAGAGCGTCGCCGCCCCCATGGCGGTCGTCAAGGAAGAAGGCACAACCAGGATGGGCCTCCAGGGGATCTTGAAGCCCTGCTACACGGGTAAGAGAAATGGGAGGAGGCCGAAGATTCTAAGGCGCGGTGGTTCATCATCTGCTCTCAGCTCATGGAGGAGCGCCCGCACTCGAAAGAAGAGGAAATCGTAG